A region of Lycium barbarum isolate Lr01 chromosome 3, ASM1917538v2, whole genome shotgun sequence DNA encodes the following proteins:
- the LOC132629865 gene encoding protein ABSCISIC ACID-INSENSITIVE 5 isoform X1 yields the protein MSGPESEMVSQDGVQSPLQPDQNQHKNHPFPSLGRQSSIYSLTLDEFQHTLCESGKNFGSMNMDEFLNSIWTAEENQAHAHTHGPAHSHAHSQVASTGEATSTPHFALGQSNVSLEKAIVKQPSLTRQGSLTLPAPLCRKTVDEVWSEIHKSQHEQQQQNNGNKDSVQNTSNNSTQRQVTFGEMTLEDFLVKAGVVREHGNNAAPAPPQQQSYMMYQNSTNPAMATMARPVISLGGVTPGVGIPGYPPLPLPQTGVVEAPVYPVSMTRGGGFPQQSTPVYGGRMGNGSGVGYGQVQGVAGMATPLSPVSSDGLCVNQIDSGGQYGLEMSIRGGRKRVIDGPVEKVVERRQRRMIKNRESAARSRARKQAYTVELEAELNQLKEENAHLKQALAELERKRKQQYFDEVKMKVQTKGQRANDKLRGMRRSLSCP from the exons ATGAGCGGACCAGAATCAGAGATGGTTTCACAAGATGGAGTTCAATCACCATTACAGCCAGACCAAAACCAGCACAAGAACCATCCGTTCCCGTCCCTCGGTCGACAATCCTCCATCTACTCCCTCACGCTCGATGAATTCCAACACACCCTTTGCGAGAGCGGTAAGAATTTCGGGTCAATGAACATGGATGAATTCCTCAACAGCATTTGGACCGCCGAAGAAAACCAAGCGCACGCCCACACTCACGGGCCCGCACATTCTCACGCTCATAGCCAGGTGGCGAGTACAGGGGAAGCCACTAGCACCCCACATTTTGCATTAGGACAGAGCAATGTTTCGCTGGAGAAAGCTATTGTCAAGCAGCCAAGCTTGACAAGACAGGGCTCGCTTACGCTTCCTGCACCGTTGTGTCGTAAAACTGTAGACGAAGTTTGGTCTGAAATTCATAAGAGCCAACATGAGCAGCAGCAACAGAACAACGGTAACAAGGACAGCGTACAGAACACCAGTAACAATTCCACTCAACGACAG gtTACGTTCGGTGAAATGACGCTCGAGGATTTCTTGGTTAAAGCAGGGGTCGTACGCGAACACGGTAATAATGCCGCCCCTGCACCACCTCAGCAGCAATCATATATGATGTATCAAAACAGCACCAATCCCGCTATGGCCACTATGGCCCGGCCCGTAATCAGCCTCGGTGGAGTCACGCCCGGTGTTGGTATTCCTGGTTATCCGCCACTTCCACTTCCACAAACCGGGGTGGTCGAGGCGCCCGTGTACCCGGTAAGCATGACAAGGGGCGGAGGATTCCCGCAACAATCGACGCCCGTATACGGTGGAAGAATGGGAAATGGTAGCGGGGTTGGGTACGGGCAAGTGCAAGGGGTAGCCGGGATGGCGACGCCATTAAGTCCTGTGTCATCGGATGGATTATGCGTTAATCAAATCGATAGCGGGGGCCAATATGGGTTGGAGATGTCCATAAGAGGCGGGCGAAAACGCGTAATAGACGGTCCGGTAGAGAAAGTTGTTGAAAGAAGGCAAAGGAGGATGATCAAGAACAGAGAATCAGCAGCAAGATCAAGAGCACGAAAACAG GCTTATACTGTAGAACTTGAGGCAGAACTGAACCAACTAAAAGAAGAAAATGCACATCTAAAACAGGCCCTG GCGGAGCTTGAGAGGAAAAGGAAACAACAG TACTTCGatgaagtgaaaatgaaagtgcaAACGAAGGGGCAAAGGGCGAACGACAAATTAAGAGGGATGAGGAGGAGTTTGAGTTGCCCTTGA
- the LOC132633641 gene encoding F-box/kelch-repeat protein At3g23880-like, translating into MVKRTHFSDLPEDLVMEILSRLPVKSLLQLKCVSKNWYVLIENPVFIQKHLHHINNPTSYFVHHYFLDTMKSGFTLFDEQNQLVAKSHLYQDVLNTSTHLWEVLGPLNGLFLLYNDQEEVALWNLSTKEFKPLPISQPLNCPSFCLSSYKFGFGIEPSSGDYKVVWMRDYWDVYSEDWHVPTIISVYTLSTNSWKNFEEFSVSSRDMVKSSGNTYLNGFYYWRACQNDKIFAFDMSNDTIVEIQTPKSFTSKQWDLSLFNDFIAMYIYEPIIVGRETCIDIWVMEKEGYWANKVRIGPFLNIKRSLGYGNNGEVFLEVVTWQLDIFDPCLKKNRVLGHQRNGYSLQAFAYKESLVSLKKNPFVI; encoded by the coding sequence ATGGTGAAAAGAACACATTTTAGTGACTTACCAGAAGATTTAGTGATGGAGATTTTGTCAAGATTGCCCGTAAAATCTCTCCTACAACTCAAGTGTGTCTCCAAGAATTGGTATGTTTTAATTGAAAATCCAGTTTTCATTCAAAAACACCTTCACCATATCAACAACCCCACAAGTTATTTTGTTCATCATTATTTTCTTGATACAATGAAATCTGGTTTCACTTTGTTCGATGAACAAAACCAATTAGTTGCAAAATCCCACTTGTACCAAGATGTTTTAAACACATCTACACATTTATGGGAAGTTCTTGGTCCTTTAAATGGTTTATTTTTGCTTTACAATGATCAAGAAGAAGTTGCACTATGGAACCTTTCTACTAAAGAATTTAAGCCTCTCCCAATTTCACAACCCCTAAATTGCCCTTCATTTTGTTTGTCTTCATATAAATTTGGTTTCGGAATCGAACCCTCCAGTGGTGACTATAAAGTCGTCTGGATGAGAGATTACTGGGATGTATATTCTGAAGACTGGCATGTGCCTACGATTATTTCGGTCTATACACTAAGTACAAATTCTTGGAAAAATTTCGAAGAATTCAGCGTTTCTAGTCGTGACATGGTCAAGTCAAGTGGTAACACATACTTGAATGGATTTTATTACTGGAGAGCATGTCAAAATGATAAAATCTTTGCATTTGATATGAGCAATGACACAATTGTAGAGATTCAAACACCAAAGTCATTTACGTCAAAACAATGGGATTTATCATTGTTCAATGATTTCATTGCTATGTACATTTATGAGCCAATAATTGTTGGCAGAGAAACATGTATTGACATATGGGTCATGGAGAAAGAAGGCTATTGGGCAAATAAAGTGAGAATTGGCCCTTTTTTAAATATCAAGAGGTCACTTGGATATGGAAATAATGGGGAAGTTTTTCTTGAAGTTGTAACATGGCAATTGGACATATTTGATCCTTGTCTAAAGAAAAATAGAGTTCTTGGCCACCAGAGAAATGGCTACTCTTTGCAAGCTTTTGCTTACAAAGAAAGCTTAGTCTCATTAAAAAAGAACCCATTTGTAATTTAG
- the LOC132629865 gene encoding protein ABSCISIC ACID-INSENSITIVE 5 isoform X2 — MSGPESEMVSQDGVQSPLQPDQNQHKNHPFPSLGRQSSIYSLTLDEFQHTLCESGKNFGSMNMDEFLNSIWTAEENQAHAHTHGPAHSHAHSQVASTGEATSTPHFALGQSNVSLEKAIVKQPSLTRQGSLTLPAPLCRKTVDEVWSEIHKSQHEQQQQNNGNKDSVQNTSNNSTQRQVTFGEMTLEDFLVKAGVVREHGNNAAPAPPQQQSYMMYQNSTNPAMATMARPVISLGGVTPGVGIPGYPPLPLPQTGVVEAPVYPVSMTRGGGFPQQSTPVYGGRMGNGSGVGYGQVQGVAGMATPLSPVSSDGLCVNQIDSGGQYGLEMSIRGGRKRVIDGPVEKVVERRQRRMIKNRESAARSRARKQAYTVELEAELNQLKEENAHLKQALVVNILSEISLILERSLRGKGNNSTSMK; from the exons ATGAGCGGACCAGAATCAGAGATGGTTTCACAAGATGGAGTTCAATCACCATTACAGCCAGACCAAAACCAGCACAAGAACCATCCGTTCCCGTCCCTCGGTCGACAATCCTCCATCTACTCCCTCACGCTCGATGAATTCCAACACACCCTTTGCGAGAGCGGTAAGAATTTCGGGTCAATGAACATGGATGAATTCCTCAACAGCATTTGGACCGCCGAAGAAAACCAAGCGCACGCCCACACTCACGGGCCCGCACATTCTCACGCTCATAGCCAGGTGGCGAGTACAGGGGAAGCCACTAGCACCCCACATTTTGCATTAGGACAGAGCAATGTTTCGCTGGAGAAAGCTATTGTCAAGCAGCCAAGCTTGACAAGACAGGGCTCGCTTACGCTTCCTGCACCGTTGTGTCGTAAAACTGTAGACGAAGTTTGGTCTGAAATTCATAAGAGCCAACATGAGCAGCAGCAACAGAACAACGGTAACAAGGACAGCGTACAGAACACCAGTAACAATTCCACTCAACGACAG gtTACGTTCGGTGAAATGACGCTCGAGGATTTCTTGGTTAAAGCAGGGGTCGTACGCGAACACGGTAATAATGCCGCCCCTGCACCACCTCAGCAGCAATCATATATGATGTATCAAAACAGCACCAATCCCGCTATGGCCACTATGGCCCGGCCCGTAATCAGCCTCGGTGGAGTCACGCCCGGTGTTGGTATTCCTGGTTATCCGCCACTTCCACTTCCACAAACCGGGGTGGTCGAGGCGCCCGTGTACCCGGTAAGCATGACAAGGGGCGGAGGATTCCCGCAACAATCGACGCCCGTATACGGTGGAAGAATGGGAAATGGTAGCGGGGTTGGGTACGGGCAAGTGCAAGGGGTAGCCGGGATGGCGACGCCATTAAGTCCTGTGTCATCGGATGGATTATGCGTTAATCAAATCGATAGCGGGGGCCAATATGGGTTGGAGATGTCCATAAGAGGCGGGCGAAAACGCGTAATAGACGGTCCGGTAGAGAAAGTTGTTGAAAGAAGGCAAAGGAGGATGATCAAGAACAGAGAATCAGCAGCAAGATCAAGAGCACGAAAACAG GCTTATACTGTAGAACTTGAGGCAGAACTGAACCAACTAAAAGAAGAAAATGCACATCTAAAACAGGCCCTGGTAGTAAATATATTATCAGAAATTTCCTTAATTTTGGA GCGGAGCTTGAGAGGAAAAGGAAACAACAG TACTTCGatgaagtga
- the LOC132633640 gene encoding germin-like protein subfamily 3 member 2, which produces MYPKLLVLVLTIFYSSFFLALASDPDPMQDFCIPNTRPSRYNIFSPCKNSKLVAPDDFIFPGVKSPGNFTDTGLAAVSVNPSIFPGLNTLGMSFVHADLNIGGINPPHFHPRATEIAYIVRGKVYSGFVDSNNRVFSKVIEQGEVMVFPKGLVHFMMNVGETPATIFGCFNSQNPGNMKIPAVIFGSGINDKLLEKAFGLSLKQIVVMRRKFFPKKLKR; this is translated from the coding sequence ATGTATCCAAAGCTTCTTGTTTTGGTACTCACTATCTTCTACTCTTCTTTCTTCCTAGCATTGGCCTCTGACCCTGACCCTATGCAAGATTTTTGCATACCTAACACTAGACCATCAAGGTACAATATTTTTTCACCATGCAAAAATTCCAAATTAGTAGCACCTGATGATTTCATATTTCCCGGCGTAAAATCGCCGGGAAATTTCACTGACACGGGCCTCGCGGCTGTGTCAGTGAACCCCTCGATATTTCCAGGACTCAACACCTTAGGCATGTCGTTCGTACATGCTGACTTGAACATAGGTGGCATAAATCCCCCTCATTTTCACCCTAGAGCAACTGAAATTGCCTACATTGTACGTGGGAAAGTTTATTCAGGTTTTGTTGACTCGAATAATCGGGTTTTTTCTAAGGTGATTGAACAAGGGGAGGTCATGGTTTTTCCTAAGGGACTAGTACATTTTATGATGAACGTTGGGGAGACACCAGCGACGATTTTCGGGTGTTTCAACAGCCAAAATCCAGGCAATATGAAAATTCCAGCAGTTATTTTTGGTTCTGGAATAAATGATAAACTTTTGGAGAAGGCTTTTGGATTGAGCCTTAAGCAAATTGTTGTAATGAGAAGGAAGTTTTTCCCCAAAAAACTGAAAAGGTAA